The Sphingobium sp. JS3065 genome includes a region encoding these proteins:
- a CDS encoding UvrD-helicase domain-containing protein: MTVPNITTVVASAGAGKTTRIVGNIATEVTSRDPETIVATTFTVKAADELIERSRAKLFELGMPDKAARLLGARFGTVNAICGQIVSENAIALGRSPRAEVIPEGSVSRIFAIAADAAIERHAPTLNLLADVMGFFEPKRAADAERNDWRTTVRRLIELARANGIPAQDLSVSAERSVATFLELLPAVSIRRSDDLDADLRKAVSSAVAAIPVEPSATAKSSIALLRQTDASIRRGERISWPNWARLSKVGCAKKDGQAFIDALDAVAQTASRHPAHPRLREDCRQFIRSVFACAAEALTAFQAYKAERGLLDFTDQEALALDVLRDPVMSAGLGERIGRLFVDEFQDSSPLQVAIFTAMSGLVDASTWVGDPKQAIYGFRNADSALTHAAFAGVAASSSEPQDVLATSYRSREGIVNLVNAAFAPALSAMGLKAEEHAFSGTGRSEEGFTQAPLAVWWLEGKLELQYAALAAQIREMVTADQPWEVAARPKGVRALRAGDIAILCRSKADIAKVSAALSQQGVKAAVEREGLAQTPHVQLVMAAFRWVADPTDRLALAELARFFAEDPESETWLEALGAENASEALLAIVPISAALQEIREGILSLTPADLVDAIILLPELNRHIESWGDVPARLDDLEALRGFAQSYEESCAGEGSPATPSGLALALAAENPARPRSLRDDAVKVMTYHGAKGLEWPVVILTGLGKEPKPRLFEPMAEADGDLDWQNPLVGRWIRYWPWPYASQEKDVYLDASAPSSALGQQAAIRSRDEEARLLYVGMTRARDHLVFAPPAKGTLHWLKVLDGDETEHFALPPSASEEIRAGTKAFPARTATLVCGEGAEAKPPVVSFGRITRPTGHRAPLHRRPSEASSGETFVIVEKSTIGPRLPFAGSPDMNLLGEAVHAIIAADQPHDPYDARLNQAQAILNRWGVHQVAAKDVLGANDRLFAEISKRWPSGRIHRETPVSARIGDQLVTGRIDLLVEHDSGFAIIDHKSFPGSPDSWDARAGGHGPQIQLYADALDKARPGVPCELFIHMPIVGGLLQVGTSSC, translated from the coding sequence ATGACCGTTCCCAATATCACGACCGTCGTGGCGTCTGCTGGCGCCGGCAAAACCACCCGCATTGTCGGCAACATCGCGACGGAGGTCACATCCCGTGATCCCGAGACGATCGTCGCAACCACATTCACGGTGAAAGCAGCGGACGAACTGATCGAGCGCTCGCGTGCCAAGCTGTTCGAATTGGGCATGCCGGATAAGGCAGCGCGATTGCTTGGAGCCCGCTTTGGAACGGTAAATGCCATTTGCGGTCAGATTGTATCTGAGAACGCCATCGCTCTGGGGCGATCTCCGCGGGCCGAGGTTATTCCCGAAGGCAGCGTGTCCCGTATTTTTGCGATCGCCGCCGATGCTGCGATCGAGCGTCACGCGCCAACGCTGAATTTGCTCGCCGATGTCATGGGGTTCTTCGAGCCTAAACGAGCCGCTGACGCTGAACGAAATGATTGGCGTACCACCGTCAGGCGTTTGATAGAGCTGGCTCGAGCGAATGGTATTCCCGCCCAAGATCTATCCGTTTCGGCGGAGCGATCAGTCGCAACTTTCCTCGAATTGCTACCAGCGGTGTCGATCCGGCGCAGTGACGATCTCGATGCGGATTTGCGAAAGGCCGTAAGTTCGGCAGTGGCTGCGATTCCCGTTGAGCCGAGCGCGACTGCCAAATCCTCCATTGCGTTGCTTCGCCAGACCGATGCAAGCATTCGTCGAGGAGAACGGATCTCCTGGCCAAACTGGGCCCGCCTGTCGAAGGTGGGCTGCGCTAAGAAAGATGGTCAGGCTTTCATCGACGCTCTCGACGCAGTTGCACAAACAGCGAGCCGCCATCCTGCACATCCGCGGCTTCGTGAGGATTGCAGGCAGTTCATAAGGTCGGTCTTCGCCTGTGCGGCCGAAGCCCTGACTGCATTCCAAGCTTATAAAGCAGAGCGCGGCTTATTAGACTTCACCGACCAAGAGGCGCTCGCGCTCGACGTCCTTCGCGATCCGGTAATGTCCGCGGGGCTGGGCGAGCGCATTGGCCGGCTGTTTGTCGATGAATTTCAAGACTCCAGCCCGCTTCAAGTCGCCATTTTCACGGCGATGTCCGGGTTAGTTGACGCAAGCACGTGGGTGGGAGACCCCAAGCAGGCCATCTACGGCTTCCGCAATGCGGACAGCGCCCTCACCCACGCCGCGTTCGCAGGGGTCGCTGCATCGTCGAGCGAACCGCAAGATGTGCTAGCGACGTCATATCGGAGCCGCGAGGGCATTGTAAACCTCGTCAACGCCGCCTTTGCGCCGGCTCTGAGCGCTATGGGTCTTAAAGCGGAGGAACATGCGTTCAGCGGAACGGGTCGCAGCGAAGAAGGATTCACGCAGGCGCCGCTCGCGGTTTGGTGGCTCGAAGGAAAGCTTGAGCTTCAATATGCCGCATTGGCCGCCCAAATCCGCGAGATGGTGACGGCCGACCAACCATGGGAAGTGGCAGCCAGGCCCAAAGGCGTTCGGGCGCTACGCGCCGGAGACATCGCTATTCTGTGCCGTAGCAAAGCCGATATCGCCAAAGTATCGGCTGCGCTTAGCCAGCAAGGCGTCAAGGCAGCCGTCGAGCGTGAAGGATTGGCGCAAACACCGCACGTCCAACTGGTGATGGCCGCGTTCCGCTGGGTTGCAGATCCCACAGACCGTCTCGCGCTTGCCGAACTTGCCCGCTTCTTCGCCGAGGATCCAGAATCAGAAACCTGGCTTGAGGCGCTTGGCGCTGAAAATGCCTCCGAGGCACTGCTCGCCATCGTACCCATCTCCGCGGCCCTCCAAGAGATTCGTGAGGGCATTCTGTCGCTGACGCCAGCCGACCTCGTCGATGCGATCATCCTTCTCCCTGAGCTCAATCGCCACATCGAAAGTTGGGGCGACGTGCCGGCGCGTCTCGATGATCTCGAAGCGCTTCGCGGCTTCGCTCAGAGCTATGAGGAAAGCTGCGCGGGCGAGGGATCTCCTGCGACGCCTTCGGGGCTGGCACTCGCGTTGGCTGCAGAGAACCCAGCCCGCCCGCGAAGCCTTCGTGACGATGCTGTTAAAGTCATGACCTACCATGGAGCGAAGGGGCTTGAATGGCCCGTCGTAATCCTGACCGGGCTGGGCAAAGAACCAAAGCCTCGACTGTTCGAACCCATGGCCGAGGCTGATGGTGACCTGGATTGGCAAAATCCTCTCGTCGGACGCTGGATCCGCTACTGGCCATGGCCCTATGCGAGCCAAGAAAAGGACGTATATCTCGATGCTTCAGCGCCCAGCTCGGCGCTTGGGCAACAGGCTGCGATCCGATCGAGGGATGAGGAGGCCCGCCTTCTTTACGTCGGCATGACCCGGGCTCGGGATCATCTTGTGTTTGCGCCTCCAGCTAAGGGAACACTTCACTGGTTGAAGGTTCTCGATGGGGACGAAACGGAGCATTTCGCTCTACCACCTAGCGCCAGCGAAGAGATCCGTGCTGGGACGAAAGCTTTTCCGGCAAGAACCGCAACGCTAGTGTGCGGCGAAGGCGCGGAGGCCAAACCTCCGGTTGTCTCATTCGGGCGCATCACGCGACCGACGGGGCACCGAGCACCGCTTCATCGTCGCCCTAGCGAGGCTTCCAGCGGCGAAACCTTCGTCATCGTAGAGAAATCGACGATCGGCCCCCGTTTGCCGTTTGCAGGCAGCCCGGACATGAACCTGCTCGGCGAAGCCGTTCACGCTATCATTGCGGCAGATCAGCCTCACGATCCGTACGATGCCCGGCTTAATCAAGCACAAGCGATCCTCAATCGCTGGGGGGTGCATCAGGTTGCCGCAAAGGACGTGCTGGGAGCCAATGATCGGCTGTTCGCCGAGATCTCGAAGCGATGGCCGAGCGGCCGAATTCATCGCGAGACCCCAGTTTCAGCCCGGATCGGTGATCAGCTGGTAACGGGACGCATCGACTTATTGGTTGAGCATGACAGCGGCTTCGCCATCATTGATCACAAATCCTTTCCGGGTTCGCCGGACAGCTGGGATGCACGAGCGGGTGGGCACGGCCCGCAAATCCAGCTCTACGCTGACGCGCTCGACAAGGCGCGGCCTGGTGTTCCCTGCGAACTATTCATCCACATGCCGATAGTCGGAGGCCTTCTGCAGGTGGGCACCAGTTCATGCTGA
- a CDS encoding anti-phage deoxyguanosine triphosphatase, with the protein MSWLDRRTPELRKSFDARSEGDVDYGRVVHSASFRRLQGKTQILNLGESDFYRTRLTHSLEVAQIAGGLAKQLVHNLPGHPALEHLPEHALLQAIACTHDLGHPPFGHGGEIALNYCMRDHGGFEGNGQTLRILSRLEKFSEVAGSNLTRETLLGVLKYPAPFSEVANPDLRPGMLADTSGTPLLDRKVSEPPKCFMDSEQDVVDWILSPLSKSDQDAFRQFDIRAGRHAKARHKSLACSIMDLADDISFGIHDLEDALELRLIDQKQFQTHVPAAACQGLLDYLSSQYRGQYGNDVYGGLLDRLFGDGNDRKHQINRILNFVIPSIQIRDEAEFEEPRLRYRAEVPKPVADFLTAVTNLVYEEVICSPSVQHLEFKGQMMVIAVFEVMKSEPKRFLPGDAYAKLASASDPMRIICDYVSGMTDSHLLRTYERLFAPRMGSVFDKL; encoded by the coding sequence ATGAGCTGGCTTGATCGCAGAACACCAGAGTTGCGAAAGTCTTTCGATGCGCGGTCTGAGGGCGACGTGGATTATGGCCGCGTCGTTCACTCAGCCTCCTTTCGGCGGCTGCAGGGTAAGACCCAAATCCTCAACCTAGGGGAAAGCGATTTCTACCGCACTCGCCTCACGCATTCGCTTGAAGTCGCGCAGATCGCTGGCGGGTTAGCCAAACAGTTGGTCCATAATCTGCCCGGCCATCCGGCCCTCGAGCACCTTCCCGAACATGCGCTCCTTCAGGCGATCGCCTGCACCCATGATCTGGGGCATCCTCCATTCGGCCATGGCGGCGAAATTGCCCTCAACTACTGCATGAGAGATCATGGCGGCTTTGAAGGGAACGGCCAAACGCTTCGGATTCTATCGCGCTTGGAGAAATTTTCTGAGGTTGCGGGTTCGAACCTGACGCGCGAAACGCTGCTCGGCGTTCTCAAATATCCCGCGCCGTTCAGCGAAGTGGCCAACCCAGACCTCCGTCCGGGAATGTTAGCAGATACAAGCGGCACGCCGCTGCTTGATCGCAAGGTATCCGAGCCTCCGAAATGCTTCATGGATAGCGAACAGGATGTCGTGGACTGGATCCTCTCCCCGCTCTCCAAGAGCGATCAGGATGCTTTCCGCCAGTTTGACATTCGAGCAGGTAGGCATGCCAAGGCACGTCATAAATCCCTCGCTTGCTCGATCATGGACCTTGCAGATGACATCAGCTTCGGCATCCACGACCTAGAGGACGCGCTCGAGCTCAGACTGATAGATCAAAAGCAGTTTCAAACGCACGTACCCGCCGCGGCCTGCCAGGGCCTACTTGACTATCTTAGCAGCCAATATCGCGGGCAGTATGGCAACGACGTATATGGGGGCCTACTCGATCGCCTATTTGGTGACGGCAACGACCGCAAACACCAGATCAACCGGATCCTCAACTTCGTCATCCCGAGCATCCAGATCCGCGACGAAGCCGAATTTGAGGAGCCGAGGCTTCGGTATCGTGCGGAGGTCCCAAAACCCGTAGCGGATTTCCTGACAGCGGTAACGAACCTGGTTTACGAGGAAGTCATTTGTAGCCCCAGCGTCCAGCATCTCGAGTTCAAAGGGCAGATGATGGTAATCGCCGTATTCGAGGTCATGAAGTCTGAGCCCAAGAGGTTCCTGCCCGGCGATGCGTACGCCAAACTCGCCAGCGCTTCCGATCCGATGAGGATCATCTGTGATTATGTTTCAGGCATGACGGATTCCCACCTGCTGCGAACCTATGAACGCCTTTTCGCACCGCGGATGGGATCGGTTTTTGACAAGCTTTGA
- a CDS encoding thermonuclease family protein codes for MFGIFLLAAVTVVDGDTLRLDGERVRLVGIDAPEIHGCPAGRACAPGDGQASKRSLQNLMNGSLSIRRVGHDRYGRTLAHVYVNGVNVACEQIGRGQAVYMRKWDNGLELARECR; via the coding sequence ATGTTTGGAATATTCCTGCTGGCGGCTGTAACCGTCGTTGACGGCGATACCCTGCGCTTGGACGGAGAACGCGTACGTCTGGTAGGTATTGATGCCCCTGAGATACATGGGTGTCCGGCGGGGCGCGCCTGTGCTCCTGGCGACGGCCAGGCGAGCAAACGCAGCCTACAAAATCTGATGAACGGATCCCTCAGCATTCGCCGCGTCGGACACGACCGCTATGGCCGTACCCTAGCGCACGTCTACGTAAACGGCGTGAACGTTGCCTGTGAGCAGATCGGCCGCGGGCAGGCGGTTTACATGAGGAAGTGGGACAATGGGCTCGAGCTGGCGCGGGAGTGCAGGTGA
- a CDS encoding MBL fold metallo-hydrolase: MLEVIVHRGTRAIGGSCIELVASGGERLILDAGRPLDAPREASGLLPQTLDRYGPATVLFSHAHMDHWGLIDELPAHWPLWTGEKAAELMRLTSGLFGTPLSRSISTWRARSCPLALGAFSVTPFLTDHSAADAYMLLIEAEGRRILYSGDFRCHGRKAALVEAMIANPPRDVDALIIEGTNLGTHKPVVTEAELEQDFTQLAQEVQGHIFVNWSAQNLDRTVTLFRAAKRTGRSLVVDLYGADVLQRIAPGTGIPFPGDPRFPELQVIITGSGKRLYARQGRDDWVDALARKPYATSRKRLSGGRAIVMTRDSMVAEFARGGLGFTERDAYVFSNWRGYLDEAAGWGRARQAGAKALHLHTSGHASPSDIARFAKAVNPRALVPVHGLSWDAPGIDLPPIQRLADGEHWLVP, from the coding sequence ATGCTTGAGGTGATTGTCCATCGCGGCACACGCGCGATCGGCGGCTCGTGCATCGAACTCGTCGCCTCAGGAGGCGAGCGCTTGATCCTGGATGCCGGCCGGCCGCTCGACGCACCGCGCGAGGCGAGCGGCCTCCTACCCCAGACACTCGATCGCTACGGTCCCGCCACCGTTCTGTTCAGCCACGCGCACATGGATCACTGGGGCCTGATCGACGAACTGCCCGCGCATTGGCCCCTTTGGACCGGTGAAAAAGCAGCGGAGTTGATGCGGCTTACTTCTGGTCTGTTCGGGACGCCGCTTTCCCGTTCGATCTCCACGTGGCGGGCTAGGTCATGTCCTCTTGCCCTCGGCGCATTCTCGGTGACACCTTTCCTCACCGACCATAGCGCCGCTGACGCATACATGCTCCTGATCGAAGCAGAGGGCCGCCGCATACTCTATTCAGGAGATTTTCGCTGCCACGGGCGTAAGGCCGCACTCGTTGAGGCGATGATCGCAAATCCGCCCCGAGATGTGGACGCACTGATCATCGAAGGCACGAACCTGGGAACCCACAAGCCTGTCGTCACCGAGGCAGAGCTGGAACAGGATTTTACCCAGCTTGCTCAGGAGGTGCAGGGACACATCTTCGTAAACTGGTCCGCACAGAATCTCGACCGAACAGTCACATTGTTCCGCGCCGCGAAACGCACCGGGCGTTCCCTGGTGGTGGACCTCTATGGCGCAGACGTACTGCAACGGATTGCACCTGGCACGGGGATCCCCTTCCCCGGCGATCCGCGATTCCCCGAGTTGCAGGTAATCATTACCGGCTCAGGAAAACGCCTCTATGCAAGGCAAGGTCGCGATGACTGGGTCGACGCTCTTGCTCGGAAACCATATGCCACCTCCCGCAAGCGTCTATCAGGCGGTCGCGCAATAGTTATGACGCGGGACTCCATGGTGGCGGAGTTCGCGCGCGGCGGCCTCGGCTTCACAGAGCGCGATGCATACGTCTTCTCTAACTGGCGCGGCTACTTGGATGAAGCCGCGGGTTGGGGTCGTGCCCGGCAGGCCGGTGCGAAGGCACTGCACCTCCACACCAGCGGCCACGCCAGCCCTTCCGACATCGCGCGCTTTGCCAAAGCGGTAAACCCGCGCGCCCTGGTCCCAGTCCACGGTTTGTCATGGGATGCACCCGGCATCGACCTTCCGCCTATCCAGCGCCTTGCCGATGGGGAACACTGGCTGGTGCCGTAA
- a CDS encoding ADP-ribosylglycohydrolase family protein, with protein sequence MKQRDAAHTPRTSASHPLQIEFVQTRDNGGRIGITFCPGKKQHDALTGAWDRDLCVDLDAIQASGAAAVVSLIEPSEFQRLGVDRLGEEVRARHMDWFHLPIADVSIPGPLFEQEWTTIGANLRSRLRQGFDIVVHCKGGLGRAGMMAARLLVELGTEPSAAIDQVRMARPGAIETHEQLTYVKQKAAVAEVSPAQTPAATRDRGRGALIGLAVGDALGTTLEFARRDTYPILTDMIGGGPFGLKPGEWTDDTSMALALADSVISCNGIDEADLMKRFVAWRDEGAYSSNGHCFDIGTTVSAALAHWERSGNPIAGSTDPTTAGNGSLMRLAPIALRYHEDTPSLEEAAARQSRVTHGAPEAVDACVIYGRMIAMAISGKSLHDVLNIHTESVTGKISHIVGGSWRGKPRWDIRASGYVAHSLEAAFWCIGRTGSFAEAVLTAANLGEDADTTAAITGQLAGALYGENGIPEAWRNRIVGYERIGEMADQLLSR encoded by the coding sequence ATGAAACAAAGAGACGCTGCCCATACGCCCCGCACCAGCGCGAGCCATCCGCTGCAAATCGAGTTCGTCCAAACGCGCGACAACGGGGGTAGAATAGGAATCACATTCTGCCCCGGAAAAAAGCAGCATGATGCACTAACGGGTGCGTGGGACCGCGACCTTTGCGTCGACCTAGACGCCATTCAAGCTAGCGGAGCGGCGGCTGTCGTTTCTCTCATTGAGCCCTCAGAATTCCAGCGTCTCGGCGTGGATCGGCTCGGCGAGGAAGTACGCGCGCGTCACATGGACTGGTTCCATCTGCCCATTGCTGACGTGAGCATACCGGGGCCGTTGTTCGAGCAGGAATGGACCACCATCGGCGCAAATCTGCGCTCACGGCTACGCCAGGGCTTCGACATCGTGGTACATTGCAAGGGCGGCTTGGGACGCGCTGGAATGATGGCCGCACGCCTGCTGGTCGAGTTGGGAACCGAACCCAGCGCTGCCATAGACCAAGTGCGAATGGCTCGTCCTGGAGCGATCGAAACGCACGAGCAGCTCACTTACGTGAAGCAAAAAGCCGCAGTCGCAGAGGTCAGTCCCGCCCAGACGCCCGCGGCCACGCGTGATCGAGGCCGAGGCGCCTTGATCGGATTGGCTGTAGGCGACGCACTGGGAACGACATTGGAGTTTGCGCGCCGGGACACCTATCCCATTCTAACCGACATGATCGGTGGCGGCCCCTTCGGCCTGAAGCCCGGGGAATGGACAGACGACACGTCAATGGCGCTTGCCTTGGCGGACAGCGTCATATCCTGCAACGGCATCGATGAAGCGGATCTGATGAAGCGCTTCGTCGCGTGGCGAGATGAGGGAGCATATTCATCGAACGGGCACTGCTTCGACATCGGCACGACCGTCAGTGCGGCATTGGCCCACTGGGAGCGATCAGGAAACCCCATCGCCGGATCAACAGACCCCACCACCGCGGGGAACGGCAGCTTAATGCGCCTGGCGCCAATCGCTCTGCGGTATCATGAAGATACCCCTTCCCTCGAAGAAGCAGCTGCACGTCAAAGCCGTGTCACGCATGGAGCGCCTGAGGCTGTAGATGCCTGCGTCATCTACGGGCGAATGATCGCGATGGCGATTTCCGGCAAGAGCCTCCACGATGTTCTCAACATCCACACAGAGAGCGTAACTGGGAAAATCTCTCACATCGTTGGTGGATCCTGGCGCGGTAAGCCGAGGTGGGATATCCGCGCTTCAGGCTATGTGGCGCATTCGCTCGAAGCCGCATTCTGGTGCATCGGCCGGACCGGCAGTTTCGCCGAGGCTGTCCTCACTGCCGCCAATCTAGGCGAGGACGCTGATACGACAGCTGCCATTACGGGCCAGCTCGCCGGCGCACTCTATGGCGAGAACGGCATTCCCGAAGCTTGGCGAAACCGGATCGTCGGATATGAACGCATCGGTGAAATGGCTGACCAGCTTCTGTCTCGGTAG
- a CDS encoding heavy metal-binding domain-containing protein, translated as MRFVLIAALSMGIAAPAFGQAPQAQPLVNEEVGVPVFPYDITDRPYEVLGEVKAGVRKATVFSKSPSQDKIYKELWERAQKLGADAVVKAQYGDAHVSAFSWGKANATGTAVRFLPASGTTAAVTAAGSH; from the coding sequence ATGCGTTTCGTTCTGATTGCTGCCCTCTCGATGGGTATTGCAGCGCCTGCCTTTGGCCAAGCACCGCAAGCCCAGCCGCTTGTGAATGAGGAAGTCGGCGTACCCGTTTTCCCGTATGACATCACTGATCGCCCTTATGAGGTCCTGGGAGAGGTCAAGGCGGGCGTCCGCAAAGCAACCGTTTTCAGCAAGTCGCCCTCGCAGGACAAAATCTACAAGGAGCTTTGGGAACGCGCGCAGAAGCTCGGTGCTGATGCCGTGGTCAAAGCGCAATATGGCGATGCTCACGTGTCGGCATTCAGCTGGGGCAAGGCAAATGCGACTGGCACGGCGGTCCGCTTCTTGCCGGCCAGCGGCACCACCGCGGCAGTTACCGCTGCGGGCTCTCACTAA
- a CDS encoding type II toxin-antitoxin system VapC family toxin produces MTLTIDALIDSNVIIAALAGDHEHHASSADLFDAGRGHVLGVAAHSYAEVYSTLTRRGTHAPFRFTAEEAWAALESVRTVTHLIGLTPAQTFDTVRSYAADGGIGARLYDRMIGQTAVVHGVPTIVTWNIGHMRGLFPTLDVRTPRDFPRA; encoded by the coding sequence ATGACATTGACGATTGACGCGCTGATCGACAGCAATGTGATTATAGCGGCGTTGGCAGGCGATCATGAGCATCATGCTTCGTCGGCCGACCTGTTCGACGCTGGTCGCGGTCATGTGCTGGGCGTTGCCGCACACAGCTATGCCGAAGTCTATAGCACCCTGACCCGTCGCGGCACACACGCGCCATTTCGTTTCACGGCAGAGGAAGCCTGGGCCGCGCTTGAAAGCGTGAGAACCGTCACCCACTTGATCGGCTTGACCCCGGCGCAGACGTTCGACACGGTGCGCAGCTATGCAGCCGATGGCGGGATCGGGGCTCGCCTCTACGATCGAATGATCGGCCAAACAGCGGTGGTACACGGTGTCCCAACGATCGTGACCTGGAACATCGGTCATATGCGCGGCCTATTCCCGACGCTCGATGTCCGCACCCCTCGCGATTTTCCGAGGGCATGA
- a CDS encoding helix-turn-helix transcriptional regulator, whose protein sequence is MTDRMAKLDRLLALVHALSESTEGLTLDEMAETLGVNRRTAERMRDVIARHFDLEEVTEDRRKRFLIRDSLRRVYTRPTAAEVAALQAEVDGRREAGQTVRADQLANLLAKVKGAFDDREKRRIDPDLEALTRLQRTMVTAGPVATVPPETIATVQAAILSGSCLEFSYAAVQQQEPRWRRVIPYGIVHGPLSYLVGKMPDRENDPVYYRLDRMIDPRLSEKLGCAPDDWDIDAWLADSFAVWRDEKQDVVLRVHASAASRAREWRFHRHQQIEELENGDLLIRFTSGGMRELAEHLFTWGNELVIEQPDALIEMMRQRIVAALTMLPSQAQPSEATISVASTMHG, encoded by the coding sequence ATGACCGATCGTATGGCCAAACTGGATCGATTGTTGGCGCTCGTTCACGCGCTTTCGGAATCTACAGAGGGCCTGACGCTCGATGAGATGGCGGAAACGCTCGGCGTCAATCGCAGAACTGCCGAACGCATGCGCGACGTCATCGCTCGGCACTTTGACCTTGAGGAAGTGACAGAAGATCGCCGAAAGCGCTTTCTCATACGGGACAGCCTTCGCCGCGTTTATACCCGCCCCACTGCCGCTGAAGTCGCAGCACTACAGGCCGAGGTGGATGGACGACGAGAAGCTGGCCAAACGGTTCGTGCCGACCAATTGGCGAACCTTCTGGCAAAGGTGAAAGGGGCGTTCGATGATCGCGAGAAGCGCCGCATTGACCCTGATCTAGAAGCGCTCACTCGGCTTCAGCGGACGATGGTCACCGCGGGCCCTGTTGCGACCGTGCCTCCCGAGACAATCGCAACCGTCCAAGCTGCGATATTGTCCGGTAGCTGCCTCGAATTCAGCTATGCCGCCGTTCAGCAGCAGGAGCCTCGCTGGCGACGGGTCATTCCCTATGGCATCGTTCACGGCCCCCTGTCGTACTTGGTCGGAAAGATGCCCGACCGAGAGAATGATCCGGTCTATTATCGACTGGATCGCATGATTGACCCCCGGCTGAGCGAAAAGCTCGGCTGCGCCCCAGATGACTGGGACATCGACGCCTGGCTCGCCGACAGCTTCGCTGTCTGGCGAGACGAGAAGCAAGACGTCGTGCTTCGCGTCCACGCATCGGCCGCCTCGCGAGCGCGAGAATGGCGCTTCCATCGCCATCAGCAAATCGAGGAACTGGAGAATGGAGATCTTCTCATCCGCTTCACCAGCGGCGGCATGCGGGAGCTGGCCGAGCATCTGTTCACGTGGGGCAATGAGCTCGTCATCGAGCAGCCTGATGCCCTGATTGAGATGATGCGCCAGCGCATCGTGGCTGCGTTGACGATGTTGCCGTCTCAGGCCCAGCCATCCGAAGCGACCATTTCTGTCGCATCGACGATGCATGGTTGA
- a CDS encoding HEPN domain-containing protein, with product MSFRYPSSSPLHPEALKRKQRSLRDSFAMPLTLRVHRALSWLRRAEADEGDEDVRFILLWIGFNAAYAGDVSLALGGESQRERDAFARFFSTLVGFDSKHRIYDLVWQRFSQEIRLLLDNRYVFAPFWHHHNEVAGFEDWSGMLERERVATANALRRHDTATLLSILFGRLYVLRNQLVHGGATWNSEVNRTQVRDCGALLGSLLPLFIDLMMDNADHEWPMPHYPVVDSPA from the coding sequence ATGTCTTTCCGCTACCCATCTTCTAGTCCGCTTCATCCTGAGGCGCTCAAGCGGAAGCAACGTAGCCTTCGCGACAGCTTCGCCATGCCTCTTACGCTTCGCGTTCACCGAGCACTTTCCTGGCTGCGCCGTGCAGAAGCCGACGAGGGCGATGAAGATGTGCGCTTCATACTGCTTTGGATCGGGTTTAACGCAGCGTACGCAGGCGACGTTAGCCTAGCGTTGGGTGGAGAGAGTCAGCGCGAGCGCGATGCCTTCGCGCGCTTTTTCTCCACTTTGGTTGGCTTTGACAGCAAACATCGAATTTATGACCTGGTCTGGCAGCGCTTCAGTCAAGAAATTAGGCTGCTGCTAGACAACCGCTATGTCTTCGCGCCCTTCTGGCATCATCACAATGAGGTTGCCGGTTTCGAGGATTGGAGCGGAATGCTGGAACGGGAGCGCGTTGCTACGGCGAACGCCCTTCGTCGCCACGACACCGCCACCTTGCTGTCGATATTGTTTGGACGCCTGTACGTCCTGCGGAACCAATTGGTCCACGGAGGGGCAACCTGGAATAGCGAGGTCAACCGCACTCAAGTTCGAGATTGCGGCGCCTTGCTGGGCTCCCTTCTGCCCCTGTTTATCGACCTGATGATGGACAACGCGGATCATGAATGGCCGATGCCGCACTACCCGGTGGTCGATTCACCGGCTTGA
- a CDS encoding DUF6961 family protein: protein MTNDHIALGAAMMLLRRHGNQAPVKVAERIGELAVEADWEGLSFWKLIASKMDQILRPDSIQ from the coding sequence ATGACCAACGATCATATCGCACTGGGCGCAGCCATGATGCTGTTGAGGAGACATGGTAACCAAGCGCCGGTCAAAGTAGCCGAGCGGATCGGCGAACTTGCTGTCGAAGCTGATTGGGAAGGGTTGTCCTTCTGGAAGCTGATAGCATCCAAAATGGACCAAATACTTCGACCAGACTCAATTCAGTAA
- a CDS encoding DNA translocase FtsK yields the protein MARDLITKSRSGSTNRLARELGIQYAYARRIMQEMEECGLVSAPDKRGARTVASCVSVSEK from the coding sequence ATGGCTCGCGACCTGATAACAAAATCACGTTCCGGTTCGACAAACCGATTAGCCCGAGAGTTGGGTATTCAATATGCCTATGCGCGCCGCATTATGCAGGAGATGGAGGAGTGCGGGTTGGTAAGTGCACCAGATAAACGCGGCGCGAGAACAGTTGCCTCATGTGTATCTGTCTCGGAGAAATGA